One Candidatus Planktophila sp. genomic region harbors:
- a CDS encoding DUF3499 domain-containing protein — protein sequence MSSQAKLGRGCSRVGCRAVATMTLTYIYAESMAVVGPLATFSEPHAYDLCLLHGERLKVPHGWSVLKQELSGEERGPSEDDLMAIADAVREVAMVPLTSQENSKGEGKQTQIGRRGHLRAVPS from the coding sequence ATGAGCTCCCAGGCAAAGTTAGGTAGAGGTTGTTCGCGCGTTGGATGTCGCGCGGTGGCTACTATGACCTTGACCTATATTTATGCTGAATCTATGGCCGTAGTTGGGCCACTTGCGACTTTTAGCGAACCACATGCATATGACTTATGCCTTCTACATGGGGAGCGACTTAAAGTTCCACATGGTTGGAGTGTTTTAAAACAAGAGCTAAGCGGAGAAGAGCGCGGACCTTCAGAAGATGACCTCATGGCTATTGCTGATGCGGTTCGTGAAGTAGCAATGGTTCCCCTTACCTCACAGGAGAATTCAAAAGGCGAGGGCAAACAAACTCAAATCGGCCGTAGGGGTCATCTGCGCGCCGTTCCATCATAA
- the dapC gene encoding succinyldiaminopimelate transaminase, whose product MREQLPDFPWDALAPYGEIARSHPDGIIDLSQGTPVDPTPEFIQKSFRDASNSPSYPVTAGTPELRAAIREWATYRLGATGEFDVLPLIGSKELVAWLPTILESRKVLIPEIAYPTYHVGALIAQAKSIEVGIDATIWPPADLAWLNSPSNPTGRTHSVEEIKACIQWARANNSILVSDECYIEFDHTATSYSVLSQSGGDNRNILAVHSLSKRSSMAGYRAAFMIGDSVLITRIRELRKHGGMMVPLPVQKAMTVALSDDRHVAEQRSRYNARRDVLRPALEVAGFQIEFSNSGLYIWCTRGEDAWESVKWLAGRGILATPGSFYGHAGARHVRLAMTATDEHINSAALRLKA is encoded by the coding sequence TTGCGTGAACAACTCCCAGATTTTCCTTGGGATGCTCTAGCTCCATATGGGGAGATTGCACGTTCGCACCCAGATGGAATCATAGATTTATCTCAAGGTACTCCGGTAGATCCAACTCCGGAATTTATTCAAAAATCATTTCGCGATGCTTCGAACTCTCCTAGTTATCCAGTCACTGCCGGAACACCCGAGCTGCGCGCAGCGATTAGGGAGTGGGCCACTTATCGACTGGGTGCGACCGGTGAGTTTGATGTACTTCCGCTCATTGGATCGAAAGAGTTAGTGGCATGGCTACCAACAATTCTTGAATCACGAAAAGTTCTTATTCCAGAAATTGCTTATCCGACATATCACGTTGGTGCCTTGATTGCCCAAGCGAAATCCATCGAAGTTGGTATAGATGCAACCATATGGCCACCTGCGGATTTGGCATGGCTGAACTCACCATCTAATCCCACGGGGCGAACCCATAGTGTTGAAGAAATAAAGGCGTGCATTCAATGGGCGCGCGCCAACAATTCAATTTTAGTTTCAGACGAGTGTTATATTGAGTTTGATCACACTGCAACTTCTTACTCTGTCTTATCTCAAAGCGGAGGTGACAATAGGAATATTCTTGCTGTTCATTCGCTTTCTAAACGCTCCTCTATGGCAGGGTATCGCGCCGCATTCATGATTGGCGACTCAGTCCTTATCACCCGAATTCGTGAACTTCGTAAACATGGCGGAATGATGGTTCCCCTTCCGGTGCAGAAAGCTATGACTGTCGCACTCAGTGATGATCGCCATGTTGCCGAGCAGCGTTCTCGTTACAACGCGCGACGAGACGTATTGCGTCCAGCACTTGAGGTAGCGGGATTTCAAATTGAATTCAGTAACTCAGGTTTATATATCTGGTGTACTCGCGGCGAGGATGCTTGGGAGAGCGTGAAGTGGCTTGCAGGAAGAGGCATATTAGCCACACCGGGCAGTTTCTATGGTCACGCCGGGGCTCGTCACGTTCGATTAGCTATGACGGCAACGGATGAACATATTAATTCCGCTGCTCTTCGATTGAAAGCTTAG
- a CDS encoding glycosyltransferase yields the protein MAEKAALGRHRVSAIIVSHDGQAWLPETVTALTSQTRPLDYIVAVDTASKDSSQQLLKSARIPIIDADRKTGFGEAVSMAVESLKPVQTETIEWIWLIHDDCAPAPTALEFLLQAIEDRPQVAMVGPKLLGWHERTHLLEAGVSIAGNGARWTGLEPLEYDQGQHDGIHDVLSVSTAGALIRRDIFEEIGGFDKNLALFRDDVDFGWRARVAGHTVIAATSAVVFHAQAAASERRMVDVEGAFLHRPLLLDRRNAAYVLLANSTWWMIPWLAFQLLSSAMVRSVGYLLVKLPGYASDELLAVASLIVKPTIIFKARKDRKAKRFVSSRIVSGYIPPRWSQLRLSTSRLFEALRSRLLPASDITSTSILNSLEDEDLLVPTKGLQWLNLFKKPEVAGFILLSLITLIASRMRLGSLIGGALPMSPDGARDLWKSYFESWHQVGMGTSQAAPPWIAILALCASIFFGKAAIFLTLFLLVAPILMMWSSLRLFKTNTQNSWISVSASFIYAISPVAIAAVNSGRLATVVALIIAPQIPILLIHWKEIELHSWRRIFLISLVVAVLTAFTLSVFVILLGLTLFALFGDYLNFVADQGRPLFLERIKKRLTLLLVPFLLTAPFSFEALLAPSKFLSEPGLSVAGGEAPLVILGNPGGIGSLPWWLISPLPLILCVALLTSSKARTIALFGTGFLSAAVLFSSLSISSHGNSAPSRIWVGTFLVGATGAACMAGVVILDRLRLVLITSNFHFRHILAALLLLFSLVYTVLTLGWSVSAGADSPVQNSDSTVMPAFLSVEKDTKTLVLREMGNAGSKTVQYYISRGKDISLGEPDIAPPQVSEIATATQALIDGSGISSSKVLADFGIKYVFAKAPFDKNIIRTIDGLGGFTRASATSVGVVWHVAGVTGRLVLIGKDGDRELLEAGEIGARVIVTHPGRILLTESYDRSWLVLQDGYRLERTESELGLPVFIATQSGEISLLHDGTIRRAWLSFQLITWLVVIIAAAPAGRRKREFSDKELA from the coding sequence ATGGCTGAAAAGGCCGCACTAGGCCGGCATCGCGTTAGCGCGATTATCGTTTCACACGATGGGCAAGCGTGGTTACCAGAAACAGTTACAGCTCTAACTTCGCAGACTCGACCACTCGATTACATTGTTGCCGTTGACACTGCATCCAAAGATTCTTCGCAACAACTTCTTAAGTCAGCACGAATTCCAATAATTGATGCCGATCGCAAAACTGGTTTTGGTGAAGCAGTTTCAATGGCTGTTGAATCTTTGAAACCAGTTCAAACTGAAACAATTGAATGGATTTGGTTAATTCATGATGACTGTGCGCCTGCTCCAACAGCTCTTGAATTCTTACTACAAGCAATAGAGGACCGTCCTCAAGTAGCAATGGTAGGACCAAAACTTCTTGGTTGGCACGAGCGCACTCACTTGCTCGAAGCGGGAGTGAGCATTGCGGGTAATGGCGCTCGGTGGACAGGGTTAGAACCACTTGAATACGACCAAGGACAACATGATGGGATCCACGATGTTCTTTCAGTTAGCACAGCCGGTGCATTAATCAGGCGAGACATATTTGAAGAGATCGGTGGCTTTGATAAAAATTTAGCGCTCTTTCGTGACGATGTTGATTTTGGTTGGCGTGCTCGAGTAGCTGGACACACGGTTATTGCAGCTACTTCGGCAGTTGTTTTCCATGCTCAGGCAGCCGCGAGTGAGCGAAGAATGGTTGATGTAGAAGGTGCATTTTTGCATCGTCCTCTCTTACTTGACCGTCGAAATGCTGCATATGTACTTCTCGCTAACTCCACATGGTGGATGATTCCATGGCTTGCTTTTCAACTTCTCAGTTCGGCGATGGTGCGCTCGGTCGGTTATTTATTAGTAAAGCTTCCGGGATACGCTAGTGATGAATTACTTGCAGTTGCATCACTAATTGTCAAACCAACGATAATTTTTAAAGCTCGCAAAGATCGTAAAGCTAAGCGATTCGTATCTTCACGAATAGTTTCGGGATACATTCCACCTAGGTGGTCACAGTTACGTCTTTCGACTTCACGTTTATTTGAGGCTCTTCGTTCTCGATTACTTCCAGCTAGCGATATAACATCGACATCGATATTAAATTCACTTGAAGATGAGGATCTACTTGTACCAACTAAAGGCTTGCAATGGCTAAATCTCTTTAAGAAACCAGAGGTTGCAGGTTTTATTTTGTTATCCTTGATAACTCTTATTGCATCTAGAATGCGCCTCGGATCTCTCATAGGTGGAGCGCTCCCTATGTCACCGGATGGCGCGCGCGATCTATGGAAAAGTTACTTTGAATCCTGGCATCAAGTCGGAATGGGTACATCTCAAGCGGCACCACCTTGGATTGCCATTCTTGCATTGTGTGCGAGCATATTCTTTGGGAAAGCAGCGATTTTCCTAACGCTTTTCTTACTCGTAGCACCGATATTGATGATGTGGTCATCACTTAGATTATTTAAAACGAATACACAAAACAGTTGGATCAGTGTCTCAGCCAGCTTTATTTATGCTATCTCTCCTGTCGCAATTGCGGCAGTCAATTCAGGTCGCCTTGCCACGGTGGTTGCCCTCATAATTGCGCCGCAAATTCCAATTCTTTTAATACACTGGAAAGAAATTGAGTTACATTCTTGGCGTCGAATTTTCTTAATCTCATTAGTAGTCGCTGTGCTAACTGCGTTTACACTTTCAGTTTTTGTGATTCTATTAGGTTTAACTTTGTTTGCACTTTTTGGCGATTATTTGAACTTTGTTGCCGATCAAGGTAGGCCACTCTTCTTGGAGCGCATCAAAAAACGTTTGACGCTTCTATTAGTACCATTCCTACTAACCGCCCCATTTTCATTTGAAGCATTACTTGCACCATCTAAATTCCTAAGTGAACCCGGACTTTCCGTTGCCGGCGGCGAAGCTCCTCTTGTGATTCTCGGAAACCCTGGTGGAATCGGCTCACTTCCATGGTGGTTAATCAGCCCCTTGCCGCTAATTCTTTGTGTCGCGCTCTTAACTTCGAGTAAGGCCAGAACCATTGCCTTATTCGGTACTGGTTTCCTGTCTGCCGCAGTTCTCTTCTCATCTCTTTCCATATCTTCACATGGAAATTCAGCGCCATCAAGGATTTGGGTGGGCACATTCTTAGTTGGAGCCACTGGAGCAGCCTGCATGGCTGGCGTAGTAATTCTAGATCGTCTGAGATTAGTACTGATTACAAGTAATTTTCATTTTCGTCATATTTTGGCAGCTCTACTACTTCTTTTCTCACTGGTGTATACAGTCCTCACGTTAGGTTGGTCGGTCTCTGCAGGAGCGGACTCACCGGTTCAAAATAGCGATTCAACAGTAATGCCAGCTTTCTTAAGTGTTGAGAAAGACACTAAGACACTCGTGCTGCGAGAGATGGGGAATGCAGGTTCAAAAACTGTTCAATATTATATTTCACGTGGAAAAGATATTTCGCTGGGAGAGCCGGATATAGCCCCACCACAAGTAAGTGAGATAGCTACCGCAACACAGGCGCTTATAGATGGCTCAGGTATTTCAAGCAGTAAAGTTTTGGCAGATTTCGGAATCAAATATGTATTTGCGAAAGCCCCTTTTGATAAAAATATTATTCGCACAATTGACGGACTCGGTGGATTTACTCGCGCCTCTGCTACTTCGGTAGGAGTGGTCTGGCATGTAGCAGGCGTGACTGGTCGACTTGTATTGATAGGAAAAGATGGAGATAGAGAGCTGCTTGAAGCTGGTGAGATCGGGGCACGAGTAATAGTTACCCACCCTGGAAGAATATTGCTTACGGAGAGTTATGACCGCTCATGGCTGGTTTTGCAAGATGGATATCGCTTGGAGCGCACCGAAAGCGAACTAGGCTTACCGGTCTTTATAGCAACGCAGTCGGGGGAAATCTCACTTTTACATGATGGCACTATAAGGCGCGCGTGGCTCTCTTTTCAATTAATTACTTGGCTTGTTGTAATTATTGCCGCCGCACCAGCCGGACGAAGAAAGCGCGAATTTTCAGATAAGGAGCTAGCATGA
- a CDS encoding phosphomannomutase/phosphoglucomutase: MSHIPNIFKAYDIRGLVDTELTPDFSFATGLAFARFLQQEREPATVIVAEDMRPSSPSLAQAFSAGVNSTGMDVMRIGLASTDMLYFASGKLGLPGAMFTASHNPAAYNGIKLCFSSARPIGKETGLQTIENFVRKGSPIEIRSVGAEFKREMLNEYVEHLLTLVNLDSIRPLTIVIDAGNGMAGHTAPAIFAHLNCTVIPLFFELDGSFPNHEANPIDPRNLRDLQKAVKKHKADLGLAFDGDADRCFLVDENGLAINPSDLTSLIAHRELIKYPGSTIIYNLISSRAVLEVIKENGGIGLRSRVGHSYIKAMMAESGAVFGGEHSGHFYFKEFWGADSGALAALHAIAALGETKKSMSQILAPYQRYVSSGEINSTVTDVKGALWSVEQTFSERSGVEIDHVDGLSVLGDTWWFNLRSSNTEPLLRLNVEAKLAGDMGTLRDEVLSLIRG, translated from the coding sequence ATGAGTCATATTCCAAATATTTTTAAGGCCTACGATATTCGCGGGCTAGTAGATACAGAGTTGACGCCTGATTTTTCTTTCGCAACAGGTTTAGCTTTTGCACGTTTTCTACAGCAAGAGCGCGAACCAGCAACAGTAATTGTTGCCGAAGATATGCGCCCATCATCTCCATCGTTGGCTCAAGCTTTCTCGGCTGGCGTTAATTCAACTGGGATGGATGTAATGAGAATTGGTCTTGCGTCAACAGACATGTTGTATTTCGCTTCAGGGAAACTTGGACTGCCTGGCGCAATGTTTACTGCAAGCCACAATCCAGCGGCATACAATGGAATTAAATTGTGTTTTAGTAGCGCCCGCCCAATAGGAAAAGAAACAGGTCTGCAAACAATTGAAAATTTTGTTCGTAAAGGCTCTCCCATCGAAATACGTTCAGTCGGTGCTGAATTTAAACGAGAAATGCTTAACGAATATGTAGAGCACTTACTTACGTTGGTTAACTTGGACTCTATCCGGCCACTCACTATTGTGATTGACGCAGGAAATGGAATGGCCGGGCATACGGCCCCAGCGATTTTTGCACATTTGAATTGCACTGTTATTCCATTATTTTTTGAGCTTGATGGGAGTTTTCCAAATCACGAAGCTAATCCAATTGATCCGAGAAATCTACGTGACTTGCAAAAAGCCGTAAAAAAACATAAAGCGGACTTGGGCTTAGCATTTGATGGAGATGCCGACAGGTGTTTTTTAGTTGATGAAAACGGTCTTGCAATAAACCCATCAGATTTAACTTCATTAATAGCCCACCGCGAACTCATAAAATATCCCGGCTCAACCATCATCTACAACCTGATTTCATCACGTGCAGTGCTAGAAGTGATAAAAGAAAACGGTGGCATTGGCCTTCGCAGTCGGGTAGGCCACTCGTATATCAAGGCGATGATGGCCGAAAGTGGAGCAGTATTTGGAGGAGAGCATTCAGGCCACTTTTACTTTAAAGAGTTTTGGGGTGCCGATTCAGGAGCACTCGCCGCGCTCCATGCAATTGCAGCCTTAGGGGAGACTAAAAAATCGATGTCACAGATTCTGGCGCCATATCAAAGGTATGTTTCAAGTGGGGAGATTAACTCCACCGTAACTGATGTAAAAGGTGCTTTGTGGAGCGTTGAACAAACTTTCTCAGAGAGATCTGGAGTTGAAATCGACCACGTGGATGGCTTAAGTGTCTTGGGTGATACGTGGTGGTTCAACCTCCGATCATCTAATACTGAGCCTTTGTTGCGCTTAAATGTTGAGGCTAAGTTGGCTGGAGATATGGGCACACTACGTGATGAAGTTCTCTCGTTGATTCGCGGCTAA
- a CDS encoding NDP-sugar synthase, producing the protein MAVGILLVGGFGTRLMPLTKHTPKPMLTVAGLPVTEHQLAMARDAGITTVVLATSYLAELFTPYFGDGSRWGMKLRYAVEKVPLGTGGAIANAAQLLNTQESIVVFNGDVLSSHNLKEQIRQHEEHGADVTLHLTTVDDARAYGCVTTDGSGQVTAFLEKMENPISNSINAGCYVFNPSIVNAIPKDTVISVEREIFPKLIASGRKVFGFIDNSYWLDIGTPKALLQGSRDLVQGLSHSSAFSLAEIGIHNKHSLISATAEVDSSAIIDGASCIGADSQIGAQAHITGSIIDRGVIINRGARVINSFIASGAVVSQNSLIKASFVTKDEILPIPE; encoded by the coding sequence ATGGCAGTGGGAATTCTCTTAGTAGGTGGTTTTGGCACACGTTTAATGCCATTGACTAAGCACACGCCTAAACCCATGCTCACAGTTGCAGGTTTACCAGTGACTGAACATCAACTTGCTATGGCAAGGGATGCTGGTATCACTACGGTCGTCCTAGCAACTTCATACTTAGCTGAACTTTTTACTCCTTATTTTGGAGATGGATCGCGATGGGGCATGAAGTTGCGATATGCCGTTGAAAAAGTACCGCTAGGCACGGGGGGTGCAATTGCCAATGCCGCGCAGTTGTTAAACACCCAAGAATCAATTGTTGTTTTTAATGGGGATGTTTTGAGTTCACACAATTTGAAAGAGCAAATTCGCCAGCACGAGGAGCATGGTGCAGACGTAACACTTCATTTGACGACCGTTGATGATGCACGGGCGTATGGGTGCGTGACTACTGATGGCTCTGGCCAAGTTACCGCTTTTCTCGAAAAAATGGAGAATCCAATTTCGAATTCTATAAATGCCGGTTGCTATGTCTTTAATCCCAGCATTGTTAATGCGATTCCAAAGGACACAGTAATAAGTGTCGAAAGAGAAATCTTCCCAAAGCTCATAGCTAGTGGTAGAAAAGTATTTGGATTTATAGATAATTCATACTGGTTAGATATTGGTACCCCAAAAGCCTTACTGCAGGGTTCACGTGATTTAGTACAAGGGTTAAGCCACTCATCTGCATTTTCCTTGGCTGAAATTGGCATTCATAATAAACACTCACTCATTTCGGCTACTGCAGAAGTTGATTCCAGTGCGATCATTGATGGAGCTTCATGTATTGGCGCAGATTCGCAGATTGGAGCACAGGCACATATAACTGGTTCGATTATTGACCGTGGAGTGATCATTAACCGCGGCGCTCGTGTAATTAATTCATTCATCGCAAGTGGTGCAGTAGTGAGTCAAAATTCACTCATTAAGGCCTCTTTTGTGACAAAGGATGAGATTCTGCCTATCCCGGAGTAA
- a CDS encoding WhiB family transcriptional regulator → MPIRPEATNSPVPTTGPKITLVSGENIELSWQERSLCAQTDPEAFFPEKGGSTREAKRVCLSCDVRSECLEYALAHDERFGIWGGLSERERRRLKRRSA, encoded by the coding sequence ATGCCGATCCGACCTGAAGCCACAAACTCCCCTGTCCCCACAACTGGTCCAAAAATAACCTTAGTAAGTGGTGAGAATATTGAACTCTCTTGGCAAGAGCGCTCGCTATGCGCCCAAACTGATCCCGAAGCTTTCTTCCCTGAAAAAGGTGGCTCAACTCGCGAAGCCAAGCGCGTCTGTCTCTCCTGCGATGTTCGATCAGAGTGCCTTGAGTACGCGCTTGCTCATGATGAACGGTTTGGGATTTGGGGCGGATTATCAGAGCGCGAGCGTCGACGCTTAAAGCGTCGTTCTGCGTAA
- a CDS encoding DUF5719 family protein — MKRLLLALLALALSFTLATFFTVTTKSSVFSETYPDVVCPPTLTGLSSQISIASRKTQFQRLATKSTKTIPFNVLRYPEIKDSLIVSALGTTPVIWQSRSGSWAGGTLCTGPISSQWFVGGSSDVRTRGKIVVINSGLSEAIVDLHIYSENGKQPLVSVTVAAKNLKVISLDSLATGDKSLTVQAVPRSGRINAFMIDELGAGLKALGGDFVNPVNSTAKTLVIPAVPNQILKKGKTPSAVHILRILAPDDVDANFTLELLSENGNFVPVGFNSRNITAGVVTEFVLSPKIVASSFAVRITSDEPIVAAISSKFITNGRRDFVWSTPTSALTPMKMAVTGLAPIIVFAADSIAVTIEVTLVNGKRSIVTIKGRDVVTWRVPKSARSITIIEASRETHAGALVASIHGYGYLPITPGSILTKVEIPHSNIRVLNP, encoded by the coding sequence ATGAAGCGATTGTTGCTCGCGCTCTTGGCTTTGGCGCTCTCATTCACACTAGCGACATTTTTCACTGTAACTACTAAATCTTCCGTTTTCTCAGAGACATATCCAGACGTTGTGTGTCCACCAACGTTAACTGGATTATCGTCACAAATCTCGATTGCTTCACGTAAAACGCAGTTCCAACGTCTTGCAACTAAAAGCACAAAGACGATTCCATTTAATGTGCTTCGCTACCCAGAAATTAAAGACTCATTAATCGTTTCTGCACTAGGGACTACACCGGTCATTTGGCAAAGTCGCAGCGGTAGTTGGGCGGGAGGCACCCTATGCACAGGGCCAATATCCTCACAATGGTTCGTAGGAGGAAGTTCCGATGTGAGAACTCGAGGAAAAATAGTTGTAATCAATAGCGGGTTGAGCGAAGCGATTGTTGACTTACATATTTATTCTGAAAATGGTAAGCAGCCGCTTGTTTCAGTTACTGTAGCGGCTAAAAATTTAAAGGTAATCTCTTTGGACTCTCTTGCAACGGGTGATAAATCATTGACAGTCCAAGCAGTTCCCCGTTCGGGGCGAATTAACGCATTTATGATTGATGAACTTGGCGCTGGTCTTAAAGCCCTTGGCGGCGACTTTGTTAATCCAGTTAATTCGACGGCTAAAACTCTCGTGATTCCTGCCGTCCCAAATCAAATTTTGAAAAAAGGAAAGACACCCTCTGCTGTTCACATTCTGCGAATTCTTGCACCTGACGATGTTGATGCAAATTTCACACTTGAGCTCTTGTCTGAAAACGGAAACTTTGTTCCAGTAGGCTTCAATTCGCGTAACATTACAGCCGGAGTTGTGACTGAGTTTGTCTTGTCACCTAAGATAGTAGCAAGTTCCTTCGCAGTTCGAATCACTTCAGATGAACCAATAGTTGCGGCAATCTCCTCTAAGTTCATCACCAATGGGCGAAGAGATTTTGTTTGGAGTACTCCTACGAGCGCTCTTACGCCTATGAAAATGGCGGTTACAGGCCTCGCACCGATAATCGTTTTTGCAGCCGATTCGATAGCCGTCACGATCGAAGTGACTCTAGTTAATGGAAAGAGAAGCATTGTTACTATCAAAGGTAGGGATGTAGTAACGTGGCGAGTACCTAAATCTGCGCGTTCAATCACAATAATTGAAGCGAGCCGGGAAACCCATGCCGGCGCGCTAGTCGCATCTATACATGGTTACGGGTATTTACCAATCACTCCGGGAAGTATATTAACCAAGGTCGAAATTCCTCACTCAAACATTCGTGTTTTAAATCCATGA